Proteins encoded in a region of the Gammaproteobacteria bacterium genome:
- the pilV gene encoding type IV pilus modification protein PilV, translating into MKFKQRQLGIGMVEVLVTLVIISVGFLNMAALQTTAKRSNFDAVQRTTAVMLAHDIVERMRANPGVLETYLTNGVGGGTLGAPARDCGAGVQCTPLQLAVFDLYEWEQAIDGVSESRIISGTLTQTGGLANPTACVTGPAGGGPGIYTITIVWRGLAELSNTSASPCGALSGSFGAALEFRRILAFNSYISS; encoded by the coding sequence ATGAAATTCAAGCAACGCCAACTCGGCATCGGTATGGTTGAGGTGCTCGTGACGCTGGTCATTATCAGCGTGGGCTTTCTTAATATGGCGGCATTGCAGACTACCGCCAAGCGCTCAAACTTCGACGCCGTTCAGCGCACTACTGCCGTGATGCTTGCCCATGACATCGTGGAGCGGATGCGCGCCAACCCCGGCGTGCTGGAAACTTATCTTACCAATGGCGTAGGCGGTGGAACTCTCGGTGCGCCGGCCAGGGACTGCGGTGCCGGTGTCCAGTGCACGCCCCTGCAGCTGGCAGTTTTTGATCTCTATGAGTGGGAGCAGGCTATTGACGGGGTGTCAGAGTCCCGGATCATAAGCGGTACGCTCACACAAACCGGGGGGCTTGCCAATCCAACTGCCTGCGTTACCGGCCCCGCTGGCGGCGGCCCGGGCATTTACACGATTACCATCGTCTGGCGCGGACTGGCCGAGCTCAGCAATACCTCGGCCAGTCCCTGCGGGGCCTTGTCAGGCAGCTTCGGTGCGGCATTGGAATTCCGCCGTATTCTGGCCTTCAACAGTTACATCTCTTCATGA